ATAAACGCAGTGCAGCGGCACGGACTTACGATCGCCTGATGGCCTACACCCAGCACGTCCGCGAAACCACACCGCTACTAGCCATGGGCACGGAGTGGGAAGCCCTAGAACGGGCGATCGAGGAGATTAATCAGTATCCTTTAAAGCAGAATGCGATCGCCCGCCTCAACCAAGAACTCAAAGCAGGCATTAGCGATGAACAGTTGGCAAAACTGGTCACATTCTTGCGAGAGCACGATGCGCTGTGTGTGATTAACCCAGAGGAACGGCGAGATGGGGCGCAAATTATTTGTTCAATGGGAATTTTTTCCAAGTAAAAAGGCAAAAGGTAAAAGGTAAAAGGTAAGAGGAGCAAAGCAGGATGGCCACGCGGGTTAAGAAAAAGAATTTTTCGAGTTTTACCTATGCGGAAGCATTCAAGTATTTAGGGATTCAGGAGATCATGCCTTGGAAGTTTTCTGTGGAACCGATCGCCCCTAGCGAATTCTTTGAAGAAAACCTCAGACAGATTTCTGAAGTATTTGATTTACAAAGTGGTGAAGAGTCTAAAAAACTCCTGATTGATGCCATTTGTCAGGAGTCGCTACGACAGTTTAAGCACTTGAAAATTTGGAAGGCAGCCCCACTTTCTGACGAACAAACAACTGGCTATGTGGACTATTTGCTGGCCAAGAGACGTGCGTATCTCGAAGCACCATTATTGTGCATTATCGAAGCAAAGAAAGATGATTTTGAGCAGGGATTAGCCCAATGCCTACCTGCCATGAAGGCTTGTCAATATAACAATCAATTACTCGGTCAAAATTTGGACATTTATGGCATTGTGACTAATGGAGAGGGCTGGCAGTTCTACAAGCTAACTCTGGATGGATTAGTGTATGGTTCTGGGCTATATGCGATCGGAAATCTGCCTCAAGTTCTAGGAATTTTGAACTTTGTTTTTGGTCAGTGCGAACAGAATTTGTTGGCAGCCTTGGGAGGTGAGTCATGAATTCATTGTATGAAACTGATTTTTATGCTTGGACGGTAGAGCAGTCAAAGTTTCTTAAGGAGGGGGATTTTAAGCATCTGGATATTCCTAATCTCGTGGAGGAAATTGAGTCGTTGGGGAAGCAACAGCGTCAGGAACTCAGAAACCGACTAGGCGTTTTGATCGGGCACCTATTGAAGTGGGATTACCAGCCCGAAAAGCGTACCAAAAGCTGGCGAGTGACGATCCAAATCCAGAGACGAGAAATCAATGACTTATTGGAGGAAAATCCTAGTCTCAAGCCATACTTATCAGCAGCGATCGCCAAGGTCTATCGGGCAGGCGTAGATTTAGTACGGCTGGAAACCCCGTTAGATAATGAAGACCTACCCCAAAACTGTCCTTATTCTGTGCAACAATTGCTCGACCTCAATTTTCCTGTAGATTTGAATCAAGGTCATCAGGAGTCACAGCAATGAACCCTAATATCTATGAAACGGATTTCTATGCATGGACGGTGGCGCAATCAAAGTTGCTCAAAGAGGGGGATTTTAAGCATTTAGATATTCCCAATTTAGTGGAGGAAATTGAGTCATTGGGAAAGC
This DNA window, taken from Trichothermofontia sichuanensis B231, encodes the following:
- a CDS encoding DUF29 domain-containing protein — encoded protein: MNSLYETDFYAWTVEQSKFLKEGDFKHLDIPNLVEEIESLGKQQRQELRNRLGVLIGHLLKWDYQPEKRTKSWRVTIQIQRREINDLLEENPSLKPYLSAAIAKVYRAGVDLVRLETPLDNEDLPQNCPYSVQQLLDLNFPVDLNQGHQESQQ